The stretch of DNA GCTGCTGCCCAAGGGCATTGCCTTTGCCGCGGCAGGCGCTATGCTGGGGGTTACCGTAGGTGAAATTACGGGGATGCTTGTGCTGCTGATCAAGTACCATTTTGGTGAAAAAAAGGACAACCCGCAGCCTGACCAGCAAAACAGCGCGCCGGTGGAGACTGCGGAACAACCAACGGGCGGAGGTAACGCTGTCCACAGCGGCGGAATATTGAGGCGCCTTCTAGGCATTTCCGTTCCAGTAACTGCCGGAAGACTTGTCGGCTCGTTCTCTTATTTGCTGGAGTCGATTATTACCGCCCGAAGCCTTGCCGTGGCGGGGATTGCCACTTCACTCGCAACCGCCCAGTACGGCTCGCTCCAGGGGATGGTTATCCCGCTGCTTCTGCTGCCGGGCGCGCTCACCAGCGCACTCGCCGTCTCGCTGGTGCCTTCGCTGTCCGAGGCCTCGGCCCGCCAAGATCTCCGAGCGATCCATAAACGAATTCATCAGGCGCTGCGCCTGGCTATGGTAACCGGTGCACCATTCGCTGTAATTATGTACGTGCTTGCCTCCCCGCTGTGCAGCCTGCTGTACGGGAACGCAGACACCGCTCCGATGCTGCGAATGATGGCGCCGTTCGCCCTGTTTCTATACGTGCAGGCTCCGCTTCAGGCGGTGCTTCAAGCAATGGAACGGCCGGGGACGGCATTATTCAATACGCTGGTCGGGGCGATTGTAAAAATTTTGCTCATCCTGCTGCTCGCTTCCAGACCCGAATACGGAATCAATGGCGCTCTGATCGCCATCATCGTAAATAGTATTCTGGTCACCCTGCTGCACGGATTCAGCGTCGTCAGATTGATCTCCCTCCGCGTGAAGCTGAGCGATCTTCTGAAGACAGGCGCGGCCATGTTGATTATGGGCGCTGGCGTAAAGTATGTGCACACCCACATTTCGATAGCCGAGGCGCAGTGGGTGCAGTTTCTGTTCGCCTCTGCTCTCGGTATGGCTTTCTATCTCGGCCTTTCGCTGTTGACAGGACTGTTTACACGGCGTGATCTCGAAAAAATTCCGCTTATCGGCCGCTGGCTGTAGCTACTTGGAGCGGATATGATCCACATAAAGCTTGCCCTTGTGGTCAATTGAACAAAGAAACACATCGCGAAAATCAGAGACGCCTTTTTGCCGGATCTGATTTCTTAGCCAAAACCGCGTTTTCCCGATCATTTCCAGATTGTCGTCTTGTACCTTGCCGTCCATAATCAGCGGCACCGGCAGTCCTTCATACCGGATTTTGTCTTTGGGGAAATCTTCGTCGAACGCTCTGCCTTCTGAGCCGCCGCTGCTCACGGAACTGCTGCTGCGGGGATTCCAATTAATGTAATTTTTGTTATCGGAACGGTTGGAGGAGGAGACGTCATTATTTTTTTCAATTACGGTCAACTGTCCGGTTGGCTCCAGTATCGCAAATTCAACATCCGCCGGACTGGTAATATTTTGCCCTCTTAGCTGCAGGAGCAGGTCATCAATATTATATCTCAGTTTACGCATTTCCTTTCGCTGGATTTTGCCGTCCGCAATCAGAATGCTCGGTTTGCCGTCTATGAGCAGTCTGAGCTTACGGCTCTTCAAGCTGAACTGGGCCAGCACCACCTGGATTAGAACCAGCGTCACCATCGGCACAATACTGTCATACAGCGGGCGCTTAATATCTTCAATTGCGAAGACGGCAATTTCAGCGATCAGAATGGAAATCGTAAGGTCGAACAGCGACAGCTTCCCGATCTCCCTCTTACCCATGATGCGCATGCTCAGGAAGATGAAGAAATACATCAGCAAAGTCAAAAAGATATGTGCGCTGATATGCCGTAACATATTGCTTCGCTCTCCTTTTTCGGATCCTCCGAACACCAGTAAGCGCCGGACGGAACAATGTAACCCTATTCTGACCGCCCAGCCCATGTAACATTCGGGAACTCCGCGCTCAATTACTGGTAATGCCCGCCGGGCATTCATGTACTAATGGGGCAAGCCGTCTCATAAGTATGAAGTAACTGAAATTGCAACCTTTAAAAAGAGGAGGTTAATCCATGCATTTGCTACGGAAACTGTTCTCGCTGAAAATCGGGAGCCCCGTCCTGTCGGGTCTGTGCCGCGCTTTTCTGTGGATGCTGCTGGGAGCTTTCATTCTTTCGCTGCTGCTCTGGGGAAGCGGTCTGAGCGAACAAGATCTCTCTTTGTACACCTACGTTGTACATGGACTGGCTGTCGCCTTCGGAGGTTGGACGGCGGGCAAGCGGGCGATCCGCAAGGGATGGTACCAGGGCAGTCTTACTGGAGCTTTTTACGGAATCATTGTACTGATTATCGGTTTTCTGGCCTTGGACAGCCCGCTGAAAGCGGTCGACCTGTTGTGGATAGCGGCTGCGGCGTTCATTGGCGCGCTTGGCGGCATGATTGGAGTTAATTTCCAGAAAGCTTAATAATTCCATTTCAAAAAATTGAAACGCCGCTTCCCAAAATGTGATACACTGTCTTCATCCAATTGTTGTTTTCCCCACATTCAAGGAGGCTTCGAACGCTTTGCTTTACCAATCTATGAATACCGTTTCCTGGTTCACCGTAGTAATCGTCTTTCTGCTTATTGGCCTTGTAACCCGCCGTAACCCGTTTGCGCCGATTGTTTATCTCGCCAAAGAGCTGCTGCGGTCTTACAAATTAGTGCTATTGATCGCCGGAATGTCCGGCGTGCTCGCTCTTAACAAGTATGAACTGCAAATTGAGAAGAGTCTGCATCTCACTTCCGATTTCACCGACTTTGTGTACGGTCTCGAAGGACATTTCGTTCAGGGAGTACAGCATCTCTTTTATACTCCATGGCTGACCCCGATCATCGTGTTCTTTTACGTGTTTATGCTGCAATCGGTGCTGGCCGCTTCGCTTGGAGTATATCTGATGGACAAGAACCGTCTGATGGTCTATGCAACCTGTTACGCTGTTATCCTGAACTATGCGATTGCCATTCCTTTTTACCTGTATTTCCCGGTGAACGAGGTATGGTCCTATGCTCCGGCGGGTGTCCGGTTCGTCATGCTGGATGTATTTCCGAGATTTGAGCAGGAGTACCGGGCATTGTCCGGACTTAACAACTGCTTCCCCAGCTTGCACACTTCCATTTCCCTGACAACTGCGCTGCTGGCTCTAAGATCGGGGAACCGGCGCTGGATGGCGGTTACGGCTATTTCGGCCTCCGTTATTATTTTTGGCATCTTCTACCTTGGTATTCACTGGCTCACCGACATGATAGGCGGTACTTTGCTGGCCATTCTCTCTTCTTCGCTCAGCGTTCAACTTGCCAAGCTCACGCTTCGTGAGAACGAGGTCGCGCTGCGGGTCGGAAACGAAGCCACCCCTATGCGGTAAACAAGAATATTTCCATGGAGGCGGCGATTCAGCATAACCCTACCGGCTCCTAAACATGTACTTACGCAATTATTGAAGAAGTCTCATTTTGAGGCTTCTTCTTTTTTTATAAGAATTAATATGCGTCGCCCTTCCCGAACGATTTCCATATTGTGGGATATGGTGAGTCGGAGTACAATAGGGTGAATTAAAAAAAAGGATGATGAACTAAATGAACCCAATGGAATGTGTACTGTCCATTTCGGACCTGTGGATGGATTATGGCGGCAGCTATGTATTACGAGGAATCGATTTGGAAGCAGGACCTGGACAAATTATTGGTTATATCGGTCCCAACGGAGCGGGCAAAAGCACCACAGTCAAGATTATGCTCGGTCTTGTTCAGGGGTATCGGGGAACCGTAGAGCTGTTTGGCACTAACATAGCGGAAGAAGGAACGAGTTACAAGAAGCGGATTGGCTATGTGCCCGAAACCGCCGATTTATATGACGTTTTGACCGCAAGGGAATATTTGACGTTCATGGGTGAATTATACGGCATGGAAGCGAGGGCTGCGGAAAATAAAGCGATGCGGCTGGCCGAACTGTTCGGTCTGGACAAGGCTTTCGATTCGAGAATCTCGTCTTATTCAAAAGGCATGAAACAAAAGACCCTGCTCATTTCCAGCCTGCTGCATAATCCCGATCTTCTGTTCTTGGACGAACCGCTCAGCGGGCTTGACGCGAATAGCGTCATGATTGTGAAAGAGATAATGGCCCGGCTCGCCGCGCAGGGCAAGACCATTTTTTATTCTTCGCATATTATGGATGTCGTCGAAAAAATAAGCAGCCGCATCGTCTTGATTAATGGCGGGCAAATCGTGGCGGACGGGAGCTTTGAAGATCTGCGCACCAAGAGTCAAGAAGGAACACTCGAACAGATTTTCAATCAGCTTACAGGCTTCAGCGACCATGAAGAGATTGCGGAATCGTTTGTGTCCATAGTGAAAGAGGGGTAGCAAGTGAAAGAATTTTTAACACTGAGAATGTTAGACAAAGTAAAGCCGTTATTCTTAAAAGCGGGCATCGATTACGATATCCTTCGGCGGATTCTGCAGGTT from Paenibacillus sophorae encodes:
- the spoVB gene encoding stage V sporulation protein B — protein: MRKPKRQSFIYGTLILLAAGIVNRMLGFIPRIILPRVIGAEGVGLYQLGYPFFLVLVTVITGGIPLAVAKMVAEAESRNQPERSRRILRTALALSVTLGILFTGIALAGASWVSTSILTDSRVYNTFIAMTPMLTIVAVSAVYRGYFQGLQNMIPSALSSVLETVTRIIFMLWFSWQLLPKGIAFAAAGAMLGVTVGEITGMLVLLIKYHFGEKKDNPQPDQQNSAPVETAEQPTGGGNAVHSGGILRRLLGISVPVTAGRLVGSFSYLLESIITARSLAVAGIATSLATAQYGSLQGMVIPLLLLPGALTSALAVSLVPSLSEASARQDLRAIHKRIHQALRLAMVTGAPFAVIMYVLASPLCSLLYGNADTAPMLRMMAPFALFLYVQAPLQAVLQAMERPGTALFNTLVGAIVKILLILLLASRPEYGINGALIAIIVNSILVTLLHGFSVVRLISLRVKLSDLLKTGAAMLIMGAGVKYVHTHISIAEAQWVQFLFASALGMAFYLGLSLLTGLFTRRDLEKIPLIGRWL
- a CDS encoding DUF421 domain-containing protein produces the protein MLRHISAHIFLTLLMYFFIFLSMRIMGKREIGKLSLFDLTISILIAEIAVFAIEDIKRPLYDSIVPMVTLVLIQVVLAQFSLKSRKLRLLIDGKPSILIADGKIQRKEMRKLRYNIDDLLLQLRGQNITSPADVEFAILEPTGQLTVIEKNNDVSSSNRSDNKNYINWNPRSSSSVSSGGSEGRAFDEDFPKDKIRYEGLPVPLIMDGKVQDDNLEMIGKTRFWLRNQIRQKGVSDFRDVFLCSIDHKGKLYVDHIRSK
- a CDS encoding TIGR04086 family membrane protein, producing MHLLRKLFSLKIGSPVLSGLCRAFLWMLLGAFILSLLLWGSGLSEQDLSLYTYVVHGLAVAFGGWTAGKRAIRKGWYQGSLTGAFYGIIVLIIGFLALDSPLKAVDLLWIAAAAFIGALGGMIGVNFQKA
- a CDS encoding phosphatase PAP2 family protein, with the translated sequence MLYQSMNTVSWFTVVIVFLLIGLVTRRNPFAPIVYLAKELLRSYKLVLLIAGMSGVLALNKYELQIEKSLHLTSDFTDFVYGLEGHFVQGVQHLFYTPWLTPIIVFFYVFMLQSVLAASLGVYLMDKNRLMVYATCYAVILNYAIAIPFYLYFPVNEVWSYAPAGVRFVMLDVFPRFEQEYRALSGLNNCFPSLHTSISLTTALLALRSGNRRWMAVTAISASVIIFGIFYLGIHWLTDMIGGTLLAILSSSLSVQLAKLTLRENEVALRVGNEATPMR
- a CDS encoding ABC transporter ATP-binding protein, which produces MNPMECVLSISDLWMDYGGSYVLRGIDLEAGPGQIIGYIGPNGAGKSTTVKIMLGLVQGYRGTVELFGTNIAEEGTSYKKRIGYVPETADLYDVLTAREYLTFMGELYGMEARAAENKAMRLAELFGLDKAFDSRISSYSKGMKQKTLLISSLLHNPDLLFLDEPLSGLDANSVMIVKEIMARLAAQGKTIFYSSHIMDVVEKISSRIVLINGGQIVADGSFEDLRTKSQEGTLEQIFNQLTGFSDHEEIAESFVSIVKEG